A genomic segment from Chitinophaga niabensis encodes:
- a CDS encoding tetratricopeptide repeat protein, with translation MKLYVLLIALFMMGLWQAISSKEVPLAKRTFMYCAPSFDPDIWKKGDAPLLKGLGSVHYKVNTRSPKAQKFFNQGLALTYGFNHGEAFRSFKTALKHDSTCAMAYWGIAMVLGPNYNAPLNPASLADINAAIDKAVKYSKDGSPEEKALIHTMTKRFPREEVKDMTPYYEAYAQALKEAHEAFPGDMDIATIYADALMNLHPWDLWLKDGTPQPWTPEIVSLIEKILQKIPDHPGAMHYYIHATEASNKAEIALPYADKLRTAMPAAGHMVHMPSHTYIRTGHYHKGVVANEKASLADSVYIAQCRAEGYYPLVLYPHNIHFLAACAFLEGSSRKALDAARMVSRKADRKYLAEMAGVQHFYIIPLYVMIHLGRWDEILQEPDPGKPLRYPTAIWHYARGMAQAAKGNREAAEQELKAIQEMLADGSLKDLSIWDMNTVMDLVQIAAYSLEGELAGYKGDYATAEDRFTKAIAIEDKLAYTEPPDWFFSVRLSLGHWLTKAGKYPEAEKVYLKDLETFKENGWALKGLFNSLKGQGKETEALAVKARFNEAWKYADIKIESSRKF, from the coding sequence ATGAAACTGTATGTATTATTGATTGCATTATTTATGATGGGTCTTTGGCAAGCCATTTCTTCCAAAGAAGTACCCCTCGCTAAAAGAACATTTATGTACTGCGCACCTTCCTTTGATCCGGACATATGGAAAAAAGGAGATGCCCCCTTGCTGAAAGGCCTCGGGAGCGTACATTACAAAGTAAACACCCGTTCCCCCAAAGCCCAGAAATTCTTTAACCAGGGCCTTGCACTCACTTATGGTTTTAATCACGGAGAAGCATTCCGTTCTTTCAAAACCGCGCTGAAACATGACTCCACCTGCGCAATGGCTTATTGGGGAATTGCTATGGTGTTAGGGCCAAATTACAATGCTCCCCTGAACCCCGCCAGTCTTGCTGATATTAACGCAGCCATTGACAAAGCCGTTAAATATTCCAAAGACGGCAGCCCGGAAGAAAAAGCCCTGATCCATACAATGACGAAACGTTTCCCCAGGGAAGAGGTAAAAGACATGACCCCATATTATGAAGCATATGCACAGGCCTTGAAAGAAGCGCATGAAGCATTCCCCGGGGATATGGATATTGCTACCATTTATGCGGATGCACTCATGAACCTGCATCCCTGGGACCTCTGGTTAAAAGACGGTACTCCGCAACCCTGGACACCGGAGATCGTATCGCTGATCGAAAAGATCCTGCAAAAAATACCGGATCATCCCGGTGCTATGCATTATTATATTCATGCCACAGAAGCATCTAATAAAGCAGAAATTGCTTTGCCCTATGCAGATAAGCTGCGAACAGCCATGCCTGCAGCAGGTCATATGGTGCACATGCCTTCTCATACTTACATCCGCACCGGGCATTATCACAAAGGTGTGGTAGCGAATGAAAAGGCCTCACTGGCAGATAGTGTTTACATAGCCCAATGCCGCGCAGAAGGATATTATCCGCTGGTATTGTACCCACACAACATCCACTTCCTGGCCGCCTGTGCTTTCTTGGAGGGCAGTAGCCGGAAAGCCCTCGATGCTGCAAGAATGGTGTCCCGCAAAGCGGATAGGAAGTATCTCGCAGAAATGGCTGGCGTGCAGCATTTTTATATCATCCCGCTCTATGTAATGATCCATCTCGGCCGCTGGGATGAGATCCTGCAGGAACCCGATCCAGGCAAACCACTGAGGTATCCAACAGCTATCTGGCACTATGCAAGAGGTATGGCACAGGCAGCAAAAGGAAACAGGGAAGCTGCTGAGCAGGAACTGAAAGCAATACAGGAAATGTTAGCGGACGGATCATTAAAGGACCTAAGCATCTGGGATATGAATACGGTAATGGACCTTGTGCAGATAGCCGCTTATTCCCTCGAAGGAGAACTGGCCGGTTACAAAGGAGATTATGCAACAGCAGAAGATCGCTTTACAAAAGCGATTGCCATAGAAGATAAGCTGGCATATACAGAACCGCCGGACTGGTTCTTCTCTGTGCGCCTGTCTTTAGGCCACTGGCTCACCAAAGCCGGTAAGTATCCGGAAGCGGAAAAAGTTTATTTGAAAGACCTCGAAACATTTAAAGAAAATGGTTGGGCGCTCAAAGGCTTGTTCAACAGCCTGAAAGGACAAGGAAAAGAAACGGAAGCCCTTGCAGTAAAAGCCCGGTTTAACGAAGCCTGGAAGTACGCTGATATAAAGATTGAAAGCTCCAGGAAATTTTAA
- a CDS encoding alpha/beta fold hydrolase, producing the protein MNKRNILLMASCIVSSHLSFAQASYDAALMELPIVKTIQLSTGVEIQYVEQGAVSGMPVIFLHGYTDSWYSYEKVMMHLPTSIHAYALSQRGHGLSSKPRKGYKPEDFAADVNAFMEELQIPSAVIVGHSMGSLIAQRFAIDYPDRTKGLVLVGAIASLKKNPAIQEFGKMIEQLQDPIDSTFIHEFQKSTLAKELDGMELHTYVSESRLVPARVWKEVHYGMLEADYEKELKKVKIPALILYGDRDTIMPETDQRILAAALRNSTRITYKGTGHALHWEDPERFVYDLLGFIKKL; encoded by the coding sequence ATGAACAAACGTAATATCCTGCTGATGGCTTCTTGCATCGTCAGCTCCCATCTTTCTTTTGCTCAGGCTTCTTATGATGCGGCACTCATGGAATTGCCGATCGTTAAAACAATTCAGCTTTCCACAGGTGTGGAAATACAGTATGTGGAACAGGGAGCCGTTTCCGGCATGCCTGTTATCTTTCTCCATGGCTATACAGATTCATGGTATTCTTATGAGAAAGTGATGATGCATTTGCCCACATCTATACATGCATATGCACTTTCCCAACGTGGTCACGGCCTTTCATCCAAACCCCGGAAAGGATATAAGCCGGAAGATTTTGCCGCGGATGTGAATGCTTTCATGGAAGAACTGCAGATCCCTTCTGCTGTTATCGTAGGGCATTCTATGGGTTCACTCATTGCACAGCGTTTTGCCATTGATTATCCTGACCGTACCAAAGGCCTGGTATTGGTAGGAGCTATCGCCAGCTTAAAAAAGAATCCGGCCATCCAGGAATTCGGCAAAATGATAGAACAATTGCAGGACCCCATCGATTCCACTTTTATACATGAATTCCAGAAAAGTACACTCGCCAAAGAACTGGACGGAATGGAACTGCATACTTACGTATCAGAAAGCCGCCTGGTACCTGCAAGAGTATGGAAAGAAGTTCATTATGGCATGCTGGAAGCGGATTATGAGAAGGAGCTAAAAAAGGTAAAAATACCGGCCCTGATCTTATATGGAGATAGGGATACGATCATGCCTGAAACAGACCAACGGATCCTGGCAGCCGCTCTAAGGAACTCAACCAGAATTACTTACAAAGGTACAGGCCATGCCCTCCATTGGGAAGACCCCGAACGCTTCGTGTACGATCTGCTTGGGTTTATTAAAAAATTATAA
- a CDS encoding response regulator: MSLRIAIFDDNKNIRESISMLLSTVSQFEVVGSFSHVLDCVADVKECKPDIILMDIEMPGMTGIEAVVQIKKEFPQVQILMQTVFEDDDRVFDSICSGASGYILKNFLHTKLLDAIQELQYGGSPMSPSIARKVLNKMQTVATHIRPEEKVDYQLTPREKEVLAALVNGLSYKMIAADLSISYETVRSHVKKIYEKLHVASLTEVVAKAINNRIV, from the coding sequence ATGAGCCTAAGGATCGCCATATTCGATGATAATAAGAACATCCGCGAAAGCATTAGCATGCTACTTTCCACCGTTTCCCAGTTTGAAGTGGTCGGCTCCTTTTCTCATGTGCTGGATTGTGTGGCAGATGTAAAAGAATGTAAACCTGATATCATCCTTATGGATATTGAAATGCCTGGTATGACGGGCATAGAAGCAGTGGTACAGATTAAAAAGGAATTCCCGCAGGTACAAATACTGATGCAAACCGTTTTTGAAGATGACGATCGTGTATTTGATTCTATCTGTAGTGGGGCATCCGGTTACATCCTCAAGAATTTCCTGCATACCAAATTACTGGATGCTATACAGGAGTTGCAGTATGGAGGTTCTCCCATGAGTCCTTCCATCGCCAGGAAGGTACTTAACAAAATGCAGACGGTAGCCACGCATATTCGTCCTGAAGAAAAGGTAGATTACCAGTTAACGCCCCGCGAAAAAGAAGTACTGGCCGCTCTCGTAAATGGGCTCAGTTATAAGATGATTGCCGCAGACCTTTCTATCAGCTATGAAACCGTTCGCTCTCACGTAAAAAAGATCTATGAGAAACTCCATGTGGCTTCACTCACGGAAGTAGTGGCCAAAGCCATCAATAACCGCATTGTATAA
- a CDS encoding sensor histidine kinase produces the protein MFSRLLYTALFLYSGALVHAQHPQLIFSRLTVQNGLSHNKVNCILQDKRGFVWLGTEDGLNRFDGKYFSLFRNTPGNTATISGNIITSLLEDEQGIIWIASADAGLTRYDHRLPAAQQFKQYRHNPRDSSSIPINIVNAIVQDKEGYLWLATGGNRVLRFNKQTEKFESPVKEGTRNALSLVIDNSDTLWVGRQGGGMLKVNIHDLKYNMDHRYSDLYADLPHASVSSLYKDKQGNIWFGSWDKVLYRFNKEQQQEEAFASPADDILSFAEDTAGYIWMGGKNNGLFIYDTEKNSFSNLRYDPALEGTIADDHINCIYIGKDGMVWLGTNRGVSVYNPSQQPFSQQFLDKNGKDLKIYDLQTVNGNLWAGTSDGLYIKAKGTDVFRHTPLQYKGHPLAVSKIFRDDDGTLYLGTNFTLFICDPETLALSLLPNTEKDEVIYNIIDSRIVSIIKDTIAAHPVLITVPYGHFIAYYDFITQRWISREDTTANIIKNFNLSDHLIRKLYKTSKGNIWMATGKAGLGKWNKKNALPYLTYYNGAITNNVYDIVEAPTGKLWISTYGGGLHQFDPVTDSFTHITTSSNLLEGLQLDGWQNVWMVSNGNLHKYDPYIATYSTYQLPDLEKSGGVSGSVFKDAEGQMYVAGNNYLVAFRPEKIKEERKYPKVFFTDFRVFNASFSERLKEKEIRLPHNENYFTFTFSAPEFMQRNTTYAYMLEGFDKDWIEAGDRNYASYSNLDGGYYILKVKATSSKGNWGNEFTAIRIRIIPPFWKAWWFFLLCAAIITAATYAMYRYRINELLDRQAIRNKIAQDLHDNVGSTLSSIGVYSEVAQIYLQQQKHNDLRSTLEKIRDACGEMISELSDTVWTINPRNDHMSTILQRMDSFARPLLKAQGVNFHLNFDLDITELNLEMTKRKNFYLIFKEAVSNAYKYAQCRNLWVEVKEGPHMLQLIVKDDGKGFDQKTVRSANTLSGNGLQNMRRRAKEMKGECMINSIPGQGTTLTLRFPIP, from the coding sequence ATGTTCAGCAGGTTATTATACACCGCTCTTTTCCTTTATTCCGGTGCATTGGTTCATGCGCAGCACCCCCAACTGATCTTTTCACGGCTTACTGTGCAGAACGGGCTTTCCCATAATAAAGTGAATTGCATCCTCCAGGATAAAAGAGGATTCGTATGGCTGGGCACAGAAGACGGACTAAACCGCTTCGACGGAAAATACTTTTCCCTTTTCAGGAATACGCCGGGTAATACCGCTACTATTTCAGGAAATATCATCACCTCCCTGCTGGAAGATGAACAGGGCATTATATGGATCGCCTCTGCTGATGCAGGCCTTACAAGATATGATCACCGCCTGCCTGCAGCGCAGCAATTCAAACAATACCGCCATAACCCCAGGGATTCTTCCTCCATCCCCATCAATATTGTCAATGCAATAGTACAGGATAAAGAAGGTTATCTCTGGCTGGCCACGGGTGGCAACAGGGTGCTACGCTTTAACAAGCAAACAGAGAAATTCGAAAGCCCTGTGAAGGAAGGCACCCGCAATGCATTGTCACTCGTAATAGATAACAGTGATACATTGTGGGTGGGCAGGCAGGGGGGAGGTATGTTGAAAGTGAATATCCATGACCTGAAATACAACATGGATCATCGTTACAGCGATCTCTATGCAGATCTTCCACACGCATCTGTCAGTTCGCTGTATAAGGATAAACAGGGGAATATCTGGTTCGGTTCCTGGGATAAGGTATTGTACCGCTTTAATAAAGAACAGCAACAGGAAGAAGCTTTTGCATCCCCTGCAGACGATATATTGTCTTTCGCAGAAGATACTGCCGGCTATATCTGGATGGGAGGGAAGAACAATGGTTTATTCATTTACGATACGGAAAAGAACAGTTTCAGCAATCTCCGCTACGATCCTGCACTGGAAGGCACGATAGCAGATGACCACATTAACTGCATCTATATTGGAAAAGATGGGATGGTATGGCTGGGTACCAATCGTGGCGTAAGCGTTTACAATCCTTCGCAGCAACCCTTCTCCCAACAGTTCCTGGATAAGAACGGCAAAGACCTGAAGATCTATGATCTGCAAACCGTGAATGGAAACCTCTGGGCTGGCACTAGCGATGGATTGTACATCAAAGCAAAAGGTACGGATGTATTCCGTCACACACCATTACAATACAAAGGCCACCCACTGGCTGTTTCAAAAATATTCCGGGATGATGATGGTACCCTTTACCTCGGCACCAACTTTACTCTATTTATATGCGATCCGGAAACCCTCGCACTGTCATTATTGCCTAATACAGAAAAAGATGAAGTGATCTACAACATCATAGACTCCCGCATTGTATCTATCATTAAAGATACTATTGCAGCGCATCCTGTATTGATCACAGTACCATATGGCCATTTCATTGCCTATTATGATTTTATCACCCAACGCTGGATCTCCCGGGAAGACACCACTGCCAACATCATAAAAAACTTCAATTTATCGGATCACCTTATCAGAAAACTTTATAAAACTTCAAAAGGCAACATCTGGATGGCAACGGGAAAAGCAGGCCTGGGCAAATGGAACAAAAAGAACGCACTGCCTTATCTCACCTATTACAATGGGGCCATCACCAATAATGTATACGATATAGTGGAAGCCCCCACCGGCAAATTGTGGATCAGTACCTACGGTGGAGGTTTGCATCAGTTTGATCCGGTTACAGATTCCTTTACACATATCACCACATCCAGTAACCTGCTGGAAGGGCTGCAGTTAGATGGCTGGCAAAATGTATGGATGGTAAGCAATGGCAACCTTCATAAATATGATCCTTACATAGCCACTTATTCCACTTATCAGCTGCCGGACCTGGAGAAATCAGGCGGCGTAAGCGGAAGCGTATTTAAAGATGCGGAGGGCCAGATGTATGTAGCCGGAAATAATTATCTCGTTGCTTTCCGGCCGGAGAAGATAAAAGAAGAGAGGAAATACCCGAAAGTATTCTTTACAGATTTTCGGGTATTCAATGCTTCCTTCAGCGAACGATTGAAAGAAAAAGAGATCAGGCTGCCTCACAATGAGAATTATTTCACCTTTACTTTTTCCGCCCCGGAATTTATGCAGCGTAATACCACCTACGCTTATATGCTGGAAGGTTTCGATAAAGACTGGATAGAAGCGGGAGACCGTAACTATGCCAGCTATTCTAACCTGGATGGCGGCTATTACATCCTGAAAGTAAAAGCCACTAGCAGTAAAGGCAACTGGGGGAATGAGTTCACCGCCATCCGCATAAGAATTATACCTCCTTTCTGGAAAGCCTGGTGGTTCTTCCTGCTCTGTGCAGCCATAATTACCGCAGCTACTTATGCCATGTACCGTTACCGCATCAATGAACTGTTGGACAGGCAGGCTATCCGGAACAAGATTGCACAGGACCTGCATGATAATGTAGGTTCTACCCTCAGCAGCATTGGCGTATACAGCGAAGTGGCGCAGATCTATCTGCAACAGCAAAAACACAACGATCTGAGGAGTACACTGGAAAAGATCCGGGACGCCTGCGGTGAAATGATCAGTGAATTGAGCGATACCGTATGGACCATTAACCCGCGCAACGATCATATGAGTACCATCCTGCAAAGGATGGACTCATTTGCCCGTCCCTTACTCAAGGCGCAGGGTGTTAACTTCCACCTGAACTTCGATCTGGATATCACGGAACTGAACCTGGAAATGACGAAACGTAAGAACTTTTACCTCATCTTCAAAGAAGCCGTTAGCAATGCTTATAAATATGCCCAATGCCGGAACCTTTGGGTGGAAGTAAAGGAAGGTCCGCATATGTTGCAACTCATAGTGAAGGACGATGGAAAAGGCTTTGACCAGAAAACCGTTAGATCCGCCAATACCCTTTCCGGCAATGGATTACAGAACATGCGGCGGAGGGCAAAGGAAATGAAAGGGGAATGCATGATCAACAGTATCCCGGGGCAAGGTACCACCCTTACTTTGAGATTCCCTATCCCCTGA
- a CDS encoding chryseobasin-related MNIO class RiPP peptide produces the protein MKLPKTLLSAVLIGIAVQTMTSCGKEKAPDPKEKQKQEEKKQPDGCPACGMG, from the coding sequence ATGAAATTGCCCAAAACTTTACTTAGCGCTGTTCTTATTGGCATTGCTGTTCAAACAATGACATCCTGTGGAAAAGAAAAAGCACCCGATCCAAAGGAAAAGCAAAAACAGGAAGAGAAAAAACAGCCTGATGGCTGCCCCGCTTGCGGAATGGGTTAA
- a CDS encoding multinuclear nonheme iron-dependent oxidase — translation MPKILSAVACNLDNDILAACLPLMQESRVEALEWSFDALYKVKDIPSWFIELLTAYSDEKRLIGHGVFFSLFSGKWLKEQENWLKQLKQTCTEFQFDHITEHFGFMTGKDFHHGAPLNIPYTSTTLNIGRDRLKRIYDVCRCPVGLENLAFSYSLDEVKRHGDFLEQLLSPVNGFIILDLHNLYCQIHNFNISFDDIIALYPLDRVREIHISGGSWEGSLVDPPRQIRRDTHDDAVPEEVFHLLENTIERCPNLKYIVLEQLGNGLSTDESKTTFYQDFLKMESIAGRFSSQGKQTFVPLSPWQTGYPVEDETLYQQQRELSSILESAASYETAVNALSVSSLAQSDWGIEHWEPYMIETAIKIAQKWKK, via the coding sequence GTGCCAAAAATATTATCAGCAGTTGCCTGCAACCTGGACAACGATATACTTGCTGCCTGCCTTCCATTAATGCAGGAATCAAGAGTGGAAGCGCTTGAATGGTCTTTTGATGCATTGTATAAAGTAAAAGATATTCCATCCTGGTTTATAGAATTATTAACCGCCTACAGCGATGAGAAAAGGCTGATCGGGCATGGTGTGTTCTTCTCACTGTTTTCCGGCAAATGGCTGAAAGAACAGGAGAACTGGCTGAAACAACTGAAACAAACCTGTACTGAGTTCCAGTTTGATCATATCACGGAACATTTTGGCTTCATGACAGGAAAAGATTTCCATCATGGTGCTCCATTAAATATCCCTTATACTTCCACCACGCTGAACATTGGCCGGGACAGGCTGAAAAGGATCTATGATGTTTGCAGATGCCCTGTAGGATTAGAAAACCTTGCCTTCTCCTATTCTCTTGATGAAGTAAAACGGCACGGTGATTTTTTAGAACAGCTTCTTTCGCCTGTAAATGGGTTCATCATCCTGGACCTGCATAATCTCTACTGCCAGATCCACAACTTCAATATTTCCTTTGATGATATCATTGCGCTTTATCCATTAGACAGGGTAAGGGAGATCCATATTTCAGGTGGCAGCTGGGAAGGTTCTTTGGTTGATCCTCCCCGGCAGATCAGGCGGGATACACATGATGATGCTGTGCCGGAAGAAGTTTTTCATCTGTTGGAAAATACTATTGAGCGATGCCCTAACCTCAAATACATTGTACTGGAACAATTGGGAAATGGGTTATCAACTGATGAAAGCAAAACTACTTTCTACCAGGACTTCCTGAAGATGGAAAGTATTGCCGGGCGTTTTTCCTCTCAGGGAAAGCAGACCTTTGTTCCTTTATCACCTTGGCAAACAGGGTATCCTGTGGAAGATGAAACCCTTTATCAGCAGCAGCGGGAACTTTCTTCTATCCTGGAATCTGCTGCTTCTTATGAAACAGCAGTGAACGCGCTTTCTGTTTCTTCCCTTGCTCAATCTGATTGGGGAATTGAGCATTGGGAGCCATATATGATAGAAACGGCTATTAAGATAGCGCAGAAGTGGAAGAAATAA
- a CDS encoding SusD/RagB family nutrient-binding outer membrane lipoprotein: MKKYFLLFVATLTLFLQSCTKRFDAMNTPENLLPENEITAALIGQSFAFSQYHGLCAVYVEVGQTLHADIYAQYFASVPAAFSTEQFIPNGSWVDLFWKDFYVNAAPQLFLTEKVTKENNMTVANAIAKIWKVVIYSRMTDYFGPVIYSHFGDQTSSVPYDAQEDIYADFFKTLDEATAVLKQNPGGNGFGAHDQVYAGSADKWLKLANSLRLRFALRIAYADAAKAKTEAEKAITEGVITANADNANVLTTTNSVNILSRITYLIDFRASTSLISALKGYNDPRLTDYLSPAVTGGQYTGIRNGLPAAERGTQLANLNSFVGTKWLSPDRKGTLTPNRVLSAAEVAFLRAEGALRGWNMGGTPKDLYNQGISLSLSERVAATPGQITTYQTSTSLPAPVADKWNTPAMSDIPVLYDDAGTFERKLEQIITQKWLALYPDGWEAWAERRRTGYPRGYALIASESPAISRTQLVRRVTYPPVEISTNRSAYDAAVGMLKGADENFTRVWWDKKPLADYPLPTN, translated from the coding sequence ATGAAAAAGTATTTTTTGCTTTTCGTGGCCACACTTACTTTATTCCTGCAAAGTTGCACGAAAAGGTTCGATGCCATGAACACACCGGAAAACCTGTTGCCGGAAAATGAGATAACCGCTGCATTGATCGGCCAGTCATTTGCATTTTCACAGTATCATGGATTATGTGCTGTGTATGTGGAAGTAGGGCAAACATTACATGCAGATATTTACGCACAATACTTTGCTTCCGTACCTGCGGCCTTCAGTACAGAACAGTTCATCCCGAACGGTTCCTGGGTAGATCTTTTCTGGAAGGATTTTTATGTGAATGCCGCACCGCAGTTATTCCTCACAGAAAAAGTGACAAAGGAAAACAACATGACGGTAGCCAATGCTATCGCTAAAATATGGAAAGTAGTGATCTATAGCAGGATGACGGATTACTTCGGCCCTGTTATCTATTCTCATTTCGGTGATCAGACCAGCAGCGTGCCCTACGATGCACAGGAAGATATCTATGCTGATTTCTTCAAAACACTGGATGAAGCAACGGCTGTATTAAAGCAAAACCCTGGCGGCAATGGTTTCGGCGCACACGATCAGGTGTATGCCGGCAGTGCGGACAAATGGCTGAAACTCGCCAACTCCCTGCGCCTCCGTTTTGCATTACGCATTGCATACGCAGACGCGGCCAAAGCAAAAACAGAAGCAGAGAAAGCAATCACCGAAGGGGTGATCACCGCCAATGCAGATAATGCCAATGTGCTCACCACCACTAATAGCGTGAACATCCTTTCCCGCATTACTTACCTGATAGATTTCCGCGCCAGCACTTCGCTGATCAGCGCATTAAAAGGATACAACGATCCAAGATTAACCGATTATTTATCGCCGGCCGTAACAGGTGGTCAGTATACCGGTATCCGCAATGGTTTGCCTGCAGCAGAAAGAGGCACACAATTAGCAAACCTCAATTCCTTCGTAGGCACAAAATGGTTGTCGCCGGACAGGAAGGGAACGCTCACCCCCAATAGGGTACTCTCTGCAGCGGAAGTTGCTTTTTTACGGGCAGAAGGAGCTTTGAGGGGCTGGAATATGGGTGGTACACCGAAAGATCTATATAACCAGGGCATCAGTCTTTCTCTTTCAGAACGTGTAGCTGCTACGCCCGGTCAGATCACAACTTACCAAACCAGTACCTCATTACCGGCACCTGTTGCTGATAAATGGAATACACCAGCTATGAGTGACATCCCGGTACTGTATGATGATGCGGGTACTTTTGAAAGAAAGCTGGAGCAGATCATCACGCAGAAATGGCTGGCGCTGTATCCCGATGGATGGGAAGCCTGGGCGGAACGCAGAAGAACAGGTTATCCGAGAGGATATGCACTTATTGCTTCGGAAAGCCCTGCTATTTCAAGAACACAACTAGTGAGAAGGGTTACTTATCCGCCTGTGGAAATATCTACTAACAGGTCGGCATATGATGCAGCAGTAGGAATGCTGAAGGGAGCAGATGAAAACTTTACAAGAGTATGGTGGGATAAAAAGCCATTGGCAGATTACCCACTGCCTACCAATTGA